In the Chryseobacterium sp. MYb264 genome, one interval contains:
- a CDS encoding cysteine hydrolase family protein yields the protein MKFLLKSCTVAFVLLISFFQNVHAQNANIDNSALLIIDVQNDYFPGGKMTLVNATEAGVKTQELLKIYRAKGRPVIHIKHIATNAGATFFLPNTPGAEINELVTPKADEKVIVKHYPNSFRETDLLQYLKSIGVKNLVITGMMTDVCVVSTTRAAFDFGFGNTVISDATATRDRNLNGKTIPAANVQKSYLAGLNALGSLYAKVKTTSQFVNGQ from the coding sequence ATGAAATTTCTTTTGAAAAGCTGTACGGTCGCATTTGTCCTGCTTATTTCTTTTTTCCAAAATGTACATGCACAAAATGCAAATATTGATAACAGTGCACTCCTTATTATTGATGTTCAGAACGATTATTTTCCTGGGGGAAAAATGACTCTTGTTAACGCTACAGAAGCAGGCGTGAAAACACAGGAGCTTCTAAAGATCTACCGGGCAAAAGGACGACCGGTGATCCATATCAAACATATCGCGACCAATGCGGGAGCTACTTTCTTCCTACCCAATACTCCGGGTGCGGAGATTAATGAACTGGTAACTCCCAAGGCTGATGAAAAAGTGATTGTTAAACACTATCCCAACAGTTTTCGGGAAACAGACCTGTTGCAATATCTTAAAAGTATAGGAGTCAAAAACCTTGTGATAACCGGGATGATGACCGATGTCTGCGTAGTTTCTACCACAAGAGCGGCTTTCGATTTCGGCTTTGGCAATACAGTTATAAGTGATGCTACGGCTACAAGAGACCGTAACCTTAACGGAAAAACAATCCCCGCAGCCAATGTACAGAAATCTTACCTGGCAGGGCTAAATGCTTTGGGGAGTTTGTACGCGAAAGTAAAGACCACGTCGCAGTTTGTTAACGGGCAGTAA
- a CDS encoding Crp/Fnr family transcriptional regulator, giving the protein MFEKLYQNISLRVRFSEEEFKHFSAPFEHKKFKKREVVLSEGEYCLFEGFVISGCFKVYFLNEEGFEQTLYFAVENWWIVDLDSLINNVPSTLNIEALEDSEVLMISKKEKNRLYETMPQVEKLFRIMNQQTSISLQRRILSLMNKTADRRYLEFLEKYPTLEQRLTQQQVASYLGISHEFLSKIRKRIVLGRS; this is encoded by the coding sequence ATGTTTGAGAAGCTTTATCAAAATATAAGTCTCAGGGTCCGCTTTTCTGAAGAAGAGTTTAAACATTTTTCGGCTCCGTTTGAGCATAAAAAGTTTAAGAAAAGGGAAGTCGTTCTCAGTGAAGGAGAGTACTGTCTGTTTGAAGGTTTTGTTATCAGCGGATGTTTTAAGGTGTATTTTCTGAATGAAGAAGGGTTTGAACAGACGCTGTATTTTGCGGTTGAAAATTGGTGGATCGTAGATCTTGACAGTCTTATTAATAATGTTCCGAGTACTTTGAATATTGAGGCTCTGGAAGATAGTGAGGTTTTGATGATCTCCAAAAAAGAGAAAAACAGATTGTATGAGACTATGCCTCAGGTAGAAAAGCTGTTCAGAATAATGAATCAGCAGACCTCTATTTCTTTGCAGAGAAGAATTTTATCGCTTATGAATAAAACGGCAGATAGGAGATATCTGGAATTTTTAGAAAAATATCCGACCCTTGAACAGCGCTTAACTCAGCAGCAGGTGGCTTCCTATCTGGGTATTTCCCATGAGTTTTTGAGCAAAATCAGAAAAAGGATTGTTCTGGGGAGATCATGA
- a CDS encoding FtsK/SpoIIIE family DNA translocase, with protein MDKKTQNTQKESPDKGKLLSKPRVFSGLTFILFSIVLTFSFVSYLTNWKADQSQAGTMLDKSIKSSNIFGKLGDWLGNIFIFESIGVASFIIAFLFLVFGTLILKKKIFKPWKTVGHSLFFICWLPILFGAITKGQGVLSGVYGYQIMDSLNAIIGTYGLWLVLASSIILYFVLEFNLRPSSIKNKFNEINENTIGKVKSMMPSSEENFEADEELIEEIETPEEIEEVKIETPKVTVTEVVQKPAPKFTEPEPVSVPKGFPEVPVSANLDTIVTPNHTSFEEDNKNDFSNSINLNVNTKPNFPTSTPEQAFDLSPTPTPTPVAAVSTAVKEEIKFNVEVAPVIDILDDADRKSQDLVDQHGLYDHKLDLAKFQMPPIELLKDYGNEEISINKDELEENKNKIVGLLKNFNVGISEIKATIGPTVTLYEIVPEAGIRVAAIKKLQDDIALNLSALGIRIIAPMPGKGTIGIEVPRKNPTMVSMRSVIASQKFQNTDMDLPVVFGKTISNEIFMADLSKMPHLLMAGATGQGKSVGINAILTSLLYKKHPSELKFVMVDPKKVELSLYSKIERHYLAKLPDAEEAIITDTNKVINTLNSLCIEMDTRYDLLKNAFCKNLKEYNKKFTERKLNPENGHRYLPYIVLVVDEFADLIMTAGKEVELPIARLAQLARAVGIHLIVATQRPSVNVITGMIKANFPARAAFRVISSVDSRTILDSPGADQLIGKGDMLYFNGNEILRLQCAFVDTPEVERLAEFIGEQKGYPSAFILPEYVSEEATSSVGAFDPNEKDALFEEAARIIVSTQQGSTSMLQRQLKLGYNRAGRIMDQLEASGIVGGFNGAKAREVIISDLHSLEQFLEDLRS; from the coding sequence ATGGATAAAAAGACACAGAATACGCAGAAAGAATCGCCTGACAAAGGCAAACTCCTATCAAAGCCCAGAGTATTTTCAGGGCTCACCTTTATCCTTTTTTCCATAGTTCTTACTTTTTCATTTGTTTCCTATTTAACAAACTGGAAAGCCGATCAAAGTCAGGCAGGAACTATGCTGGATAAAAGCATAAAATCTTCAAACATTTTCGGAAAATTAGGCGACTGGCTTGGAAATATTTTTATTTTTGAGAGTATTGGAGTAGCTTCCTTTATTATCGCTTTTTTATTTTTGGTTTTCGGAACCCTTATTCTGAAGAAGAAAATCTTTAAGCCATGGAAAACCGTAGGACATTCTCTATTTTTCATATGCTGGCTACCCATCTTATTCGGAGCCATTACTAAAGGCCAGGGTGTTTTAAGTGGAGTCTACGGGTACCAGATCATGGATTCCCTGAACGCCATTATCGGGACGTACGGTCTTTGGCTGGTGCTGGCATCGAGCATTATTCTGTATTTCGTACTGGAATTTAATTTAAGACCAAGTTCGATTAAAAATAAATTCAACGAAATCAACGAAAACACGATTGGAAAAGTAAAATCAATGATGCCAAGTTCTGAAGAAAACTTTGAAGCAGATGAAGAATTGATCGAAGAAATTGAAACGCCAGAAGAAATCGAAGAGGTAAAAATAGAAACACCAAAAGTTACCGTAACAGAAGTTGTTCAAAAACCGGCTCCGAAATTTACAGAACCAGAGCCAGTGAGCGTTCCGAAAGGATTTCCTGAAGTTCCGGTTTCTGCCAATTTAGATACGATCGTTACGCCAAATCATACTTCCTTTGAAGAAGACAACAAAAATGATTTTTCAAACTCGATTAATTTAAACGTAAATACTAAACCTAACTTCCCGACTTCAACTCCGGAACAGGCTTTTGATCTTTCACCTACACCTACTCCAACTCCTGTGGCAGCAGTTTCTACGGCAGTAAAAGAGGAAATTAAATTTAATGTTGAGGTAGCTCCGGTTATAGATATTTTGGATGATGCAGACAGAAAATCTCAGGATTTAGTAGATCAGCATGGCCTTTACGATCATAAGCTTGATTTGGCTAAATTCCAGATGCCCCCTATCGAATTGTTGAAAGATTACGGAAACGAAGAAATTTCTATTAACAAAGATGAATTAGAAGAAAATAAAAACAAAATCGTTGGATTGCTGAAAAACTTTAATGTAGGAATTTCGGAAATTAAAGCGACGATCGGGCCAACGGTTACATTATATGAAATTGTACCGGAAGCGGGAATCCGTGTGGCAGCCATTAAAAAACTGCAGGATGATATTGCGTTAAATCTTTCTGCTTTAGGAATCAGAATTATTGCTCCGATGCCTGGAAAAGGAACAATTGGTATTGAGGTTCCGAGAAAAAATCCTACGATGGTTTCAATGCGTTCGGTGATTGCTTCTCAGAAATTCCAAAATACAGATATGGATTTGCCTGTTGTTTTTGGTAAAACGATTTCGAATGAAATTTTCATGGCCGACCTTTCAAAAATGCCTCACTTACTGATGGCCGGGGCCACGGGACAAGGTAAATCAGTTGGGATTAATGCTATTTTGACTTCCCTTCTTTATAAGAAACATCCAAGCGAGCTGAAATTCGTGATGGTAGACCCTAAAAAAGTGGAACTTTCTTTATATTCTAAAATAGAAAGACATTATCTGGCAAAACTTCCGGATGCGGAAGAAGCGATTATTACAGACACCAATAAAGTAATCAACACGCTGAACTCTCTTTGTATCGAAATGGATACGAGGTATGATTTGCTTAAAAACGCTTTCTGTAAAAACTTAAAAGAATACAACAAAAAATTCACGGAAAGAAAATTAAATCCTGAAAACGGTCACCGTTATTTACCCTACATCGTTTTGGTGGTGGATGAGTTTGCAGATTTGATTATGACAGCCGGAAAAGAAGTAGAATTACCAATTGCCAGATTAGCACAGCTTGCGAGAGCGGTTGGAATTCACTTAATTGTTGCAACACAAAGACCGTCTGTAAACGTAATTACAGGTATGATTAAAGCGAATTTCCCTGCAAGAGCGGCATTTAGAGTAATTTCAAGTGTAGATTCCAGAACGATTCTGGATTCTCCGGGAGCAGACCAATTAATTGGTAAAGGAGATATGCTTTACTTTAATGGAAACGAAATTTTAAGACTTCAGTGTGCTTTCGTAGATACGCCGGAAGTTGAAAGATTAGCAGAATTTATCGGGGAACAGAAAGGATATCCTTCGGCATTTATTCTTCCGGAATACGTTTCTGAAGAAGCGACAAGTTCAGTTGGAGCCTTTGACCCTAATGAAAAAGATGCGTTATTTGAAGAAGCAGCAAGAATTATTGTTTCAACACAGCAAGGCTCTACCTCAATGCTTCAGAGACAGTTGAAGTTAGGATACAACAGGGCGGGAAGAATTATGGATCAGCTGGAAGCAAGCGGAATTGTAGGTGGTTTCAACGGAGCTAAGGCTCGGGAAGTTATTATAAGCGACCTTCACTCTTTGGAACAATTTTTGGAAGATCTGCGCAGTTAA
- a CDS encoding cysteine hydrolase family protein, which translates to MKNALLIIDIQNDYFPGGSHTLDQPENAGENAGKLLENARKIGMEIIHIQHIAVNDGADFFLPDTYGAEIHECVKPVGNEKIIKKNYPNSFRETELLTYLQAGQIENIVVCGMMTDVCVDATVRAAMDLGFSTTLIGDACATESRTLYGEVIEARGIHSGYLAGLTALGGLYANVITTEDYLK; encoded by the coding sequence ATGAAAAATGCACTTTTAATTATTGATATTCAGAATGATTATTTCCCAGGTGGAAGTCATACGCTTGATCAGCCGGAAAATGCAGGGGAGAATGCAGGGAAATTACTTGAAAATGCCCGTAAAATTGGTATGGAAATTATCCATATTCAGCATATTGCCGTGAATGATGGCGCAGATTTCTTTCTACCCGATACATACGGAGCTGAGATTCATGAATGTGTAAAACCTGTGGGAAATGAAAAAATAATTAAAAAGAATTATCCTAACAGTTTCAGAGAAACTGAGCTTCTTACTTATTTACAAGCAGGGCAGATCGAAAATATTGTGGTGTGCGGAATGATGACAGATGTCTGTGTAGATGCAACTGTAAGAGCGGCAATGGATTTAGGTTTTTCCACCACGCTCATTGGTGATGCCTGCGCTACGGAAAGTAGAACACTGTATGGTGAAGTCATAGAAGCTCGCGGTATTCATTCCGGTTATCTTGCCGGGCTTACAGCATTAGGCGGGCTTTATGCCAACGTGATAACTACCGAAGACTATCTTAAATAA
- a CDS encoding cysteine hydrolase family protein gives MKKLFLGVLSLMLIVLTACHDSDAVKNSQSDTALLIIDVQNDYFPGGNMELVGANEAGENARKMLEYFRVNNLPVIHIRHIANNEGATFFLPNTPGAEINAVVAPKKGEKVIVKHYPNSFRDTDLQEYLQSKGIKNLVITGMMTDVCVESTTRAAFDLGYKNTIIGDACATRNRELNGEMIPAGIVHESFLAGVSALDNLYAIIVNTQDYIRGK, from the coding sequence ATGAAAAAATTATTTTTAGGGGTATTATCTTTAATGCTGATTGTACTTACAGCGTGCCACGATTCGGACGCTGTTAAAAATAGCCAGTCGGATACAGCGTTACTTATTATCGATGTGCAGAATGATTATTTCCCTGGAGGAAATATGGAACTTGTAGGAGCGAATGAGGCGGGAGAAAATGCCCGGAAAATGCTGGAGTACTTTAGGGTTAACAATCTTCCTGTTATTCATATTCGGCATATTGCTAACAATGAAGGAGCCACTTTTTTCCTGCCTAACACGCCGGGAGCCGAAATCAACGCTGTGGTGGCACCTAAAAAAGGAGAAAAAGTAATCGTTAAACACTATCCTAATAGTTTTCGTGATACCGACCTGCAGGAGTATTTGCAGTCTAAAGGAATCAAGAATCTTGTGATTACTGGAATGATGACAGATGTCTGCGTAGAGTCTACAACAAGAGCGGCTTTTGATCTGGGTTATAAAAATACCATTATCGGAGATGCATGTGCCACGAGAAACCGAGAGCTTAACGGTGAGATGATACCTGCAGGTATTGTTCATGAGTCTTTTCTGGCGGGAGTTTCGGCGCTTGATAATCTTTACGCCATAATTGTTAATACACAAGACTATATCAGAGGAAAATAG
- a CDS encoding T9SS type B sorting domain-containing protein: MIGNSWYYSTSPTGSRLIPDIDNDSSTNWSTSADLILPAGSTVEKAYLSVENDLSAFNSVRFKAPGSNYTTLNQSSSVVNRTSTGYSQRIWDVTALIPTNGYVSVAAGGAGGRYYLANPSPVPSRMGGWSIIVVYKNAGSKYRNITIADNWRYFVNSSVTTNITGIKVPANGSVKAVVGVTGTYGDRGYTDLLNFGRTGTALTALADPMTHSKTDVLNSSIAWAPVNNVTADGGPAISGNYTARNPISKGHLYGAAEAYDFDADIFDASGILQGSPNPVDITLEQRGLGGDVLVSGSYFISVDLAEAPVLTKNLSPTVINDGETATYTWTVTNTKSDAVVQTIAFTDTLPANIKVAAVPNASVSGGSGGTVAAVAGSGTVTVSNLVLNPGESATIKVDITNVPGQLNASCTGNPSPFTNSSANISFPSGISLDTTLMLPQCLIVNDCASVQDSSLSVCSETSSADFDLTAAEGAISPGPGLSFQYYENLSDATAGNLNIIQNPLAYHSDTKTVYVRVGKGSCFKVAELHLNVSIKPQFQNAGLSVCSDTPTGVFNLNAAEGNISVDPGVVFSYYENAADADLGNGNIITTPSAYSSASNIIYVRLTKGLCFSVAELKLTVNVKPVVSIIAPDTVICHNNPVTLTSSLASGNLWSTGETTQSIVVNNGGVYTLSNNDGVCESDPVAVTIYKDEDPDLQISGPASTCGETVVLTAVAKGTGNIFSWSTGDSGDTVNVNNPGTYSVTVKTPLGCEYQKSFTVSIGSSPSVHNSVISLCSDTPNAIFNLNTEEGNISVDPGVVFSYYENATDANAGNGNIIASPSAYSSGSQIIYVRVAKGICFSVAELKLTVNVKPVVLIIAPDTVICHNNPVTLTSSLTSGNLWSTGETTQSIVVSNGGVYTLSNNNGLCQSDPVDVTVYKDEDPDVQILGNLIFCEGDSTILTASANGTGNTFLWSNGVAGPVNTVTSPGLYTVKVTTPLGCIYERTVTVEMDPLIIININPPTENITCNVQDIMLDGSGSVYQPGSVFLWTATGGGNIVSGADTLTPVVNKGGTYTLTLTSPASGGCVKQSSVNVLEDTVPPPVTLTASSLIICKGDSVTLNALGAVSYEWTGIPGNAASQVVSPETTTVYTVTGTGNNGCKTSVSVTVAVVPAIVSSLHDIQICEGQKGMLDAGAGPDYTYQWNTGESTQTIEVNLNGVYTVTIDNGVCSKVYTAEVHYTKVPDIIDIAYKDNILTIKVQNNENIALQYSIDNGVSWQDSNIFYNVLKNTEYTIRVRNIRTLCDASVLYYTFMLPNVITPEGDGHNDDFSFEGISKFKNFSATIFDRYGQQLFKATPQKPVWDGKYLGRVIPTATYWYIASWEDRLSGKLFKISGWILLKNRNNYDRR, from the coding sequence ATGATAGGAAATTCATGGTATTACAGTACTTCCCCTACCGGTTCCCGCCTGATACCGGATATAGACAATGATTCTTCTACGAATTGGTCTACTTCAGCAGATCTTATTTTACCGGCAGGATCTACGGTTGAGAAGGCATATTTGTCTGTAGAAAATGATCTTTCGGCTTTCAATTCCGTGCGTTTTAAAGCTCCGGGCAGTAATTATACAACTTTAAATCAGAGTTCAAGTGTGGTCAACCGAACATCTACGGGATATTCTCAACGGATATGGGATGTAACTGCTCTTATTCCCACTAACGGTTATGTAAGCGTGGCCGCAGGTGGTGCAGGCGGAAGATATTATCTGGCAAATCCCTCACCAGTGCCTTCTAGGATGGGTGGCTGGTCGATAATAGTAGTTTATAAAAATGCAGGTTCCAAGTACAGAAATATAACGATTGCCGATAACTGGAGATATTTCGTTAATTCTTCGGTGACAACAAATATTACAGGAATAAAAGTTCCTGCGAACGGTAGTGTAAAAGCCGTTGTTGGGGTTACCGGAACTTACGGTGACCGTGGATATACTGATCTGCTGAATTTTGGGAGAACAGGGACTGCTCTCACTGCACTGGCAGACCCTATGACTCATTCCAAGACTGATGTTCTTAATTCATCTATTGCATGGGCACCTGTGAACAATGTTACTGCCGATGGGGGGCCTGCTATTTCCGGGAATTATACGGCAAGAAATCCGATAAGTAAGGGGCACCTCTATGGAGCTGCCGAAGCTTATGACTTTGATGCAGATATTTTCGATGCCTCCGGAATCTTACAAGGGTCTCCTAATCCGGTTGATATTACGCTTGAACAGCGAGGGTTGGGGGGAGATGTCTTGGTTAGCGGTTCCTATTTTATTTCTGTCGATCTTGCTGAAGCTCCGGTTCTTACAAAGAATTTATCTCCTACGGTAATTAACGATGGGGAGACGGCTACTTATACATGGACAGTTACCAATACAAAATCTGATGCAGTTGTACAGACCATTGCTTTTACAGATACTCTTCCCGCGAATATAAAAGTAGCTGCAGTTCCTAATGCTTCCGTGAGCGGAGGCAGTGGCGGGACTGTTGCTGCAGTGGCGGGCTCAGGTACTGTTACAGTCAGTAATCTTGTTCTTAATCCCGGGGAATCAGCCACTATAAAAGTGGATATTACCAATGTTCCGGGACAGCTCAATGCCAGCTGTACCGGAAATCCATCTCCTTTTACCAATAGCTCTGCAAATATAAGCTTTCCCTCGGGGATTAGTCTGGATACGACATTGATGCTTCCTCAGTGTTTGATTGTTAATGATTGTGCTTCTGTACAAGACAGTAGTCTTAGCGTATGTTCAGAGACTTCATCTGCTGATTTCGATCTTACTGCGGCTGAAGGGGCGATTTCTCCTGGACCCGGACTAAGTTTTCAGTATTATGAAAATCTTTCCGATGCTACTGCAGGCAACCTGAATATTATTCAGAATCCATTGGCTTATCATTCAGATACAAAGACGGTATATGTACGTGTAGGGAAAGGGTCGTGTTTTAAAGTAGCTGAACTACATTTGAATGTAAGCATAAAACCCCAATTTCAGAATGCGGGCTTAAGTGTATGTTCCGATACGCCAACAGGGGTCTTTAATCTGAATGCTGCAGAAGGAAATATATCGGTTGATCCCGGTGTTGTGTTTTCGTATTATGAAAATGCGGCAGACGCGGATCTAGGTAATGGAAATATCATCACAACTCCATCAGCCTATTCTTCGGCAAGTAATATTATTTACGTCAGACTTACGAAAGGACTTTGTTTCAGTGTGGCAGAATTAAAGCTTACAGTTAATGTAAAGCCTGTTGTCTCAATTATCGCTCCCGATACGGTGATTTGTCATAATAATCCGGTTACGCTGACTTCGAGTCTTGCTTCCGGAAATCTCTGGTCTACGGGAGAAACTACGCAAAGTATTGTGGTTAACAACGGAGGGGTGTACACACTGTCAAATAACGATGGGGTATGTGAAAGTGATCCTGTAGCTGTTACCATTTATAAAGATGAAGATCCTGATCTACAAATCAGCGGACCTGCTTCTACCTGTGGAGAAACAGTTGTTCTTACGGCTGTGGCGAAGGGTACAGGCAATATTTTCAGCTGGTCGACAGGCGATTCAGGTGATACAGTCAATGTGAATAATCCGGGAACCTATTCAGTAACTGTGAAAACTCCTTTGGGTTGTGAGTATCAGAAATCATTTACGGTAAGTATAGGATCATCACCTTCTGTTCATAATTCTGTAATAAGCCTCTGTTCTGATACACCGAATGCAATTTTTAATCTGAATACTGAGGAAGGGAATATATCAGTGGATCCCGGTGTTGTTTTTTCATATTATGAAAATGCAACAGATGCAAATGCGGGTAACGGAAATATTATCGCATCACCTTCTGCCTACTCTTCGGGAAGTCAGATTATTTACGTCAGAGTGGCGAAAGGAATTTGTTTCAGTGTGGCAGAATTAAAGCTTACAGTTAATGTAAAGCCTGTTGTCTTAATTATCGCTCCCGATACGGTGATTTGTCATAATAATCCGGTTACGCTGACTTCGAGTCTTACTTCCGGAAATCTCTGGTCAACAGGAGAAACTACGCAAAGTATTGTGGTTAGCAATGGAGGGGTATACACACTGTCAAATAACAATGGGCTATGTCAAAGTGATCCTGTAGACGTTACCGTTTATAAAGATGAAGATCCGGATGTACAGATCCTGGGAAATCTGATTTTTTGTGAGGGAGATTCTACCATACTAACCGCTTCGGCAAACGGTACAGGGAATACTTTTCTTTGGTCCAATGGTGTTGCCGGCCCTGTCAATACGGTAACCTCGCCAGGATTATATACGGTAAAAGTAACAACTCCTTTAGGCTGTATATATGAAAGGACAGTCACTGTTGAAATGGATCCTTTGATTATTATCAATATCAATCCTCCCACAGAAAACATTACCTGCAATGTTCAGGATATTATGTTGGATGGTTCAGGTTCTGTTTATCAGCCGGGCTCTGTATTTTTATGGACAGCGACCGGGGGTGGAAATATCGTTTCCGGTGCCGATACGCTTACTCCCGTTGTTAATAAAGGCGGTACGTATACCCTTACCCTTACCAGCCCTGCTTCTGGTGGTTGCGTAAAGCAGTCTTCAGTGAATGTATTGGAAGATACGGTACCTCCACCGGTCACATTAACTGCTTCCAGCTTAATTATCTGTAAAGGAGATTCTGTAACATTAAACGCTCTGGGAGCAGTTTCTTATGAATGGACGGGGATTCCCGGAAATGCTGCGTCCCAGGTAGTATCTCCGGAAACCACCACTGTTTATACTGTAACAGGAACAGGTAATAATGGTTGTAAAACAAGTGTTTCCGTCACTGTTGCGGTGGTTCCGGCAATTGTTTCCTCCCTTCATGATATTCAGATCTGTGAGGGGCAGAAGGGAATGCTGGATGCAGGGGCAGGTCCGGATTATACTTATCAGTGGAATACAGGAGAAAGTACTCAAACCATTGAGGTAAATCTGAACGGAGTATACACTGTAACCATTGATAATGGTGTTTGTTCCAAAGTCTACACCGCCGAAGTGCATTATACAAAAGTTCCCGATATTATTGATATCGCATACAAAGATAACATCCTTACCATAAAAGTTCAGAATAATGAAAATATTGCTCTGCAGTATTCTATTGATAACGGGGTATCCTGGCAGGATTCTAACATATTTTACAATGTGCTGAAGAATACAGAATATACGATCAGGGTAAGGAATATACGGACGCTGTGTGATGCATCTGTTCTGTATTATACCTTTATGCTCCCCAATGTTATTACGCCGGAAGGGGATGGGCACAACGATGACTTCAGCTTTGAGGGGATTTCAAAATTCAAAAACTTTTCAGCAACCATTTTTGATCGGTATGGGCAGCAACTTTTCAAGGCTACTCCACAGAAGCCCGTTTGGGACGGCAAGTATCTGGGAAGGGTAATTCCCACTGCTACGTATTGGTATATTGCATCCTGGGAAGATCGCCTTAGCGGAAAGCTCTTTAAAATTTCCGGGTGGATATTGCTTAAAAACAGAAACAATTATGATAGGCGATGA